A part of Rhipicephalus microplus isolate Deutch F79 chromosome 8, USDA_Rmic, whole genome shotgun sequence genomic DNA contains:
- the LOC142768236 gene encoding uncharacterized protein LOC142768236, translating into MLRKLYASLVCLHLLNMRSCAYVQKHNDGTNITSHRSPRWGFFNWVEFANEPCVSRNGFNGVCLTSSECNLHGGVANERCAQGYGVCCQVSRTCGEIITRNNSYFVDPASMGGSLTPSPNGVLCSVTVYKVDPTVCQLRLNMERLDIIGPDVSHLSGACTHDAFHISGQDENSVVPLICGLNNEQHVYVGVSQSTGPVRLSIFLAPNGTQRNWKIRVIQLPCTSQRLAPSGCLQYHEDATGVISSFNYGSDSPSTGSRSGRLEKGYPNFSRYSICFRLAAGACSLRLAKDGPFGVYADPAPGNAMNPGTSVTNRCEDFRFRSPLLADFLMLGVQPFCGDDFPDSLEMVDTGAMIITFVANGTHRPEYAGFRLRYQMVPCVRRRHNLDIDSAIKLPLPELFLQAPTTSVPQASTASAGLTSAPGSGFQQEFPFIPEPEVYTESGYFPEPDGHFPGGQIVLYHKGAYKGLAMKIVRNLVSVGRK; encoded by the exons ATGTTACG AAAGCTTTATGCATCACTAGTTTGTCTTCATTTGTTGAATATGCGGAGCTGCGCATACGTCCAGAAGCATAATGATGGTACAAATATCACATCGCACCGTTCACCAAGAT GGGGTTTCTTCAACTGGGTTGAGTTCGCCAACGAGCCTTGCGTGTCAAGAAACGGTTTCAACGGCGTTTGCCTGACCAGCTCGGAATGCAACTTACACGGCGGTGTCGCCAACGAACGCTGTGCCCAAGGCTATGGCGTTTGCTGCCAAG TGTCCCGAACTTGTGGTGAGATCATAACGCGAAACAACAGTTACTTCGTAGATCCAGCATCCATGGGTGGTTCACTGACTCCGAGTCCGAACGGTGTGCTCTGCTCAGTCACGGTCTACAAA GTGGACCCGACAGTGTGTCAGCTGAGACTGAACATGGAGCGCTTAGACATCATTGGTCCCGACGTATCCCACTTGTCGGGAGCGTGCACCCACGATGCATTCCACATCAGTGGTCAGGATGAAAACAGCGTGGTACCCTTAATATGTGGTCTAAACAACGAACAACatg TTTACGTCGGCGTGAGCCAATCAACTGGTCCGGTAAGACTGTCAATTTTCCTCGCTCCCAACGGTACGCAACGGAACTGGAAGATTAGAGTTATCCAGCTGCCGTGCACCAGCCAGAGATTAG CCCCCTCCGGTTGTCTGCAGTACCACGAAGATGCTACTGGTGTCATATCGAGCTTCAACTACGGAAGTGACAGCCCTTCAACCGGAAGTAGAAGCGGACGCCTAGAGAAGGGCTACCCCAACTTCAGCCGATACTCTATTTGCTTTCGGCTGGCTGCTGGCGCGTGCTCACTCCGCCTAGCCAAAGACGGCCCGTTCGGTGTGTACGCCGATCCCGCTCCGGGAAATGCTATGAACCCAGGAACATCGGTGACCAATCGCTGCGAAGACTTTCGCTTCAGGTCACCACTGCTGGCAGACTTCCTGATGCTGGGCGTCCAGCCCTTCTGTGGGGATGACTTTCCGGACTCTTTGGAAATGG TGGACACTGGAGCGATGATCATAACTTTCGTGGCAAACGGCACCCATCGACCAGAGTATGCTGGCTTCAGACTTCGTTACCAAATGGTGCCATGCG TTCGTCGACGCCATAATCTCGACATCGACTCAGCGATCAAACTGCCCCTTCCGGAGCTATTCCTCCAAGCCCCGACTACGAGCGTGCCCCAAGCTTCTACCGCCAGCGCTGGTCTCACAAGTGCACCCGGCAGCGGTTTTCAGCAGGAATTTCCTTTCATTCCGGAGCCGGAAGTCTACACCGAATCCGGCTACTTCCCCGAGCCTGATGGTCACTTTCCTGGTGGCCAAATTGTTCTTTACCACAAGGGAGCGTACAAAGGCCTCGCGATGAAGATTGTCAGAAATCTCGTTTCCGTCGGCCGGAAGTGA